One Dysidea avara chromosome 7, odDysAvar1.4, whole genome shotgun sequence genomic region harbors:
- the LOC136259788 gene encoding ankyrin repeat domain-containing protein 36C-like isoform X2: MPKISKLLKKSKKKGDGDTASISSKASVLPPSEGTAVHIFSYTIKKDKDLPKLHKAAWRGDTSKIKELAKPSSVNQLDKQSRTALHLACAQGDAGIATHLLSCKANTNSRDLDGRTPLLKAVDSNQSECVKALLDAGVDSNAADKDGLTPLHIAAHRGMQEVATMLLERDARIDAVDKLGSCPLHLATIEGHNNFVAFLINDGANVNAMDGQGRTPLMLATEKGRIGILKLLLQNKPDVKLKDEKGCTARDHAIINNNNDCAQLIKDYEASLVQSSGHTSRPNSMLIDDPKLALTGRSFRGPATDNTGDLNDSKTDEGSVKLDASNNSWNSNDEESSQAVSGSNRGPSLLGALKLQHGRGDQSLMQQTTKASGLAGGAHLTAKPPLTTSAPLQQQQQKQMSPEGKKASKQSEEDFPLDSSFDDTDSDEEYKQKAPQSKIVSSTPNVVDKKLPGLSFSFDKKTSLAGIARSSEKESTAQLPSEQATTEGTKPDKQMVDDSATKKVEKVDNKPAVDEDTSSNFDSSPLSSVAEDDFVMKQLSSDSDEDDFPDTGYVPSVGNALTRQERKSSLKNPPQQLAITEKDKILELARSSFLEMDDTPRKSASDESSKDAGSPSHNLGTFSPITPLPDKGDISLVLPNDSQPANKSAIRHVTGAMSPQSESDSSLDTDSVIRKAEEIERSVEKSTYVKVEPHDKDTTVKPAAPVEKDKSPSEGSDWDSEPENEEGDDLTSSNESTDKGHNALAGLGARGLPDPFSSHTRRSSKLTSKPNDYFNVYNSDSDDDNIEELLSPEKNVGKNDSSVGVVDMLPVESHEAVKGDKDVATAITDTYHPSHTSDTANRERKQDDTDGAMEFVNPFVTQEGEDDQQVSSEEEEEEESESEWEKELKDKRDHKPVVQSPAGVATDQRSVPATDDEKEQQQQQQQPQQQQQQESLLVNDEPILTSTSNSISSDKHITHTHSSDKQEELVNELLNQQDLTEATRSLRDNTDGEMHKQLSSPVASEEVPSLPASPTTLQDKEALKRYQQKENELLMVLEGRRKQLDSDKADEATDGALPTSSRADKDLVNVRKPSVSDLRSVWETQAKPSEEVSDSKLPSLPPLHNKGANKVELEPIRSTTASQLQGDSPHFLLNTVDSGLLSGHTTAYNGVQPTPAHKLGETKMTLSDEESISESLTSSHSHGVDDQIEPLATTAELTVENEADVNLVHVNLEGQKQQLLTSPLKHTEMSLEDDSKQSSPKLVAHNEPQTKSLSELQQEIGRLVEKQGSSDGQLLEQLVTVTDPTNILVSGTTSFQQPQTTKSVDGLSNSHVHVQQPLQGTTYLTRHTVTHEKATSSCSDESSLSTSIPLDFTSGHQGSLVKPSSTDHFGVLSSSLQLQYGQGAPLMGREAMLGDMQTDRELRDDNDDNDELINGNVSLSSQHTTTELSTTHDIVSPVPRLSSSLQLRPGASATFSGGLANSLLESSGVSALQESLRKTQRQLERAQNAEATAKTGQKRMEAQLKEFHRKRSDLSAARAQLEESKLDLEMVNRSMKYQLEQESIARSSADNLVAQLRQQLGKIEHQLRKEKESHQKTSSKNKELELEYRTVLIGKQQLQERFDDVQTQLKRERDSWKLQETLYNERLKVLQDMQQESNKAKAHQVLTQLEESDVARHSLMEKHSTLQQQLAQAQVQLSKEQQQREQLQMQLTSDIEANNEKLLAKSSALVEAEKSLLLLQQQFDATLAELKSKAEMLSTKLDEEAANKKQTEAELFVVKSQLEKTNNELHTALKEKIDVEKELHAKAQEHLRQSSLMEKDLANSQERQQDVASKLQTMETKLTTAENEAKQLQSSFFEQTNRISTVQRELDHCQQLLTTTEEKLRSENELRVKLESQLSTSNEKLTNSQSELAYLRAQLDLTSKKITDQDVHSSEAQDKFTSILESLKVDHQQARNSLEEKLQSLRDQLMAAKEETARSNLEKNSLSQELLYLKQELERSKQDKQAVEMTLLQTKEVSSNNRASQQDLQRQIHTLTSKLAASKENYSTSQQCCSDLQEQLTRLKQRCTELEQKVALSLQECSAQSEVKLELEAATSALNQELEKHQVDVRAKDEHLVQLSTQIKHLQDVRSGLEQTTTSLRGEIHDLQTQLTTITAERDRALLSAEESKGLWETEIKSRSQLGLKLMQLQKSQSDHTSLLENERKKARKALEIKKNAERKMESHHERSIVLQEESVSLKSQLRSMRKKVKEFEENEHFLRTELNSTQQQLQAETDSLRGQLLKVSTELRTESLLRKEADSGLASLKKDCEKSRSQLSLSKVELRDKEKVRHQLDRANRKLKEELKCLKEELVNKYTPTNEIELFKMQIEDKAKRELQAKLDEVNAHLEQQTAVQATLEKIRSESELQWQSRFEQTTGELKRQLKKVLMDAEELRVERDSKDAEAKRYKELYEVESARREKLSNKLEMAKEYNTSQLSTHMEQRPYYPTDLSTSLSRGFHHVPMSSSLSQPNTSVPLKSSTNDLLTSVRQELDKSIAKHLDSVSTTAAASRPQSKYHHTSQLAPKRTVSKKDAHITSIAQNYFV, from the exons ATGCCGAAAATATCAAAGCTTTTAAAGAAATCTAAGAAGAAAGGGGATGGGGACACAGCTAGTATTTCTAGTAAAGCGAGTGTTCTGCCACCTAGTGAAGGGACCGCCGTTCATATATTTAGTTACACGATCAAAAAAGACAAGGACCTACCCAAGCTACATAAAGCAGCATGGCGCGGTGATACGagtaaaataaaagaattggcTAAGCCAAGTTCAGTGAACCAGTTGGACAAGCAGAGCAG GACAGCCTTACACTTGGCCTGTGCACAAGGAGACGCTGGGATAGCAACCCATTTGCTTTCTTGCAAAGCTAATACAAACAGTCGTGACCTGGATGGCAGGACACCATTGTTAAAA GCAGTGGACTCAAACCAGTCAGAGTGTGTTAAGGCATTACTAGATGCTGGAGTAGATTCTAATGCAGCTGACAAGGATGGATTGACTCCACTGCACATTGCTGCTCATAGAGGAATGCAAGAAGTTGCAACAATGTTGTTGGAAAGAGATGCTCGCATTGATGCTGTTGACAAG CTTGGTTCCTGCCCTTTACATCTAGCTACAATTGAAGGTCACAATAATTTTGTAGCCTTCCTTATCAATGACGGGGCTAATGTGAATGCCATGGATGGACAGGGGCG CACACCACTAATGTTGGCAACAGAAAAAGGACGTATTGGCATCCTGAAACTTTTGCTACAGAACAAACCTGATGTCAAACTAAAGGATGAAAAGGGGTGCACAGCAAGGGACCATGccatcattaataataataatga CTGTGCTCAGTTGATAAAGGATTATGAAGCTAGTTTGGTGCAGTCTTCAGGGCATACCAGCAGACCTAACTCTATGTTGATAGATGACCCAAAACTGGCCCTCACTGGAAGAAGTTTCCGTGGACCAGCTACTGACAATACTGGTGATCTGAATGACTCCAAGACTGATGAAGGATCTGTCAA GTTGGACGCATCAAATAATTCCTGGAATAGTAATGATGAAGAGAGCAGCCAAGCA GTTTCTGGTAGCAATCGTGGTCCCAGTTTGTTAGGTGCTCTCAAGTTACAACATGGGAGAGGTGATCAGTCCCTGATGCAACAAACAACAAAAGCCAGTGGACTTGCTGGTGGAGCTCACCTCACTGCTAAACCACCACTAACTACTTCAGCTCCTttacaacagcagcagcagaaaCAAATGTCACCAGAAGGAAAGAAAGCATCCAAACAGTCCGAGGAAGATTTTCCATTAGATTCCAGTTTTGATGATACTGATAGTGATGAGGAGTACAAGCAAAAAGCTCCACAGAGTAAGATTGTTAGCAGTACTCCAAATGTAGTAGATAAGAAACTCCCTGGTCTCTCATTCTCTTTTGACAAGAAGACTTCATTAGCAGGTATAGCACGATCTTCAGAAAAAGAAAGCACAGCACAACTGCCTAGTGAACAAGCTACAACAGAAGGGACAAAACCAGATAAACAGATGGTAGATGACTCTGCTACTAAGAAAGTAGAAAAGGTTGATAACAAGCCTGCAGTAGATGAAGATACGTCTTCTAACTTTGATTCTAGTCCGCTCAGTAGCGTGGCCGAAGATGACTTTGTTATGAAGCAGCTTAGCTCAGACAGTGATGAAGATGATTTCCCTGACACTGGCTATGTCCCTAGTGTTGGTAATGCTCTGACTAGACAGGAACGTAAGAGTTCTTTAAAGAATCCTCCCCAGCAACTGGCTATCACAGAGAAAGACAAGATACTTGAATTAGCTCGGTCTAGCTTCCTTGAAATGGATGACACTCCTAGAAAGAGTGCTTCTGATGAATCAAGTAAAGACGCAGGCTCACCAAGCCATAATCTGGGTACCTTTTCACCAATCACTCCACTGCCTGATAAAGGTGATATATCACTTGTACTACCCAATGACTCCCAGCCAGCTAACAAGTCAGCCATCCGGCATGTCACTGGTGCAATGTCTCCACAGTCTGAAAGTGACAGCAGCTTGGACACTGACTCAGTGATCAGGAAAGCAGAAGAGATTGAACGAAGTGTAGAGAAATCCACCTATGTTAAGGTGGAGCCTCATGATAAGGATACAACAGTGAAGCCAGCAGCTCCAGTAGAGAAAGATAAATCACCTAGTGAAG GCTCAGATTGGGACAGTGAACCAGAGAATGAAGAAGGTGATGATCTCACCAGCAGCAATGAAAGTACTGATA aaggGCACAATGCTTTGGCTGGACTAGGAGCACGTGGATTGCCGGATCCTTTCTCCAGTCACACTAGACGTAGTTCAAAGTTAACATCAAAACCCAATGACTACTTTAACGTGTACAACAGTGACAGTGATGATGACAATATTGAAGAGCTTTTATCACCAGAAAAGAATGTGGGAAAAAATGATAGTAGTGTTGGTGTGGTGGATATGTTACCAGTGGAAAGTCATGAAGCAGTCAAAGGTGACAAAGATGTGGCCACAGCGATAACAGATACATACCATCCCTCCCACACTTCTGATACTGCTAATAGAGAAAGAAAGCAAGACGACACAGATGGTGCTATGGAATTTGTTAATCCTTTTGTGACACAAGAGGGTGAAGATGACCAGCAAGTCTCTTCTGAGGAGGAAGAGGAAGAAGAAAGTGAGAGTGAATGGGAGAAGGAACTGAAGGATAAACGTGACCATAAACCAGTTGTTCAGTCTCCTGCAGGTGTGGCTACTGACCAGCGCAGTGTGCCAGCAACTGATGATGAGAAggagcaacagcagcagcaacaacaaccacagcagcaacaacagcaagaATCTTTGTTGGTCAATGATGAGCCAATTCTTACTTCTACCAGCAATTCAATTAGCAGTGACAAACATATTACCCACACTCATTCTTCTGACAAACAGGAGGAACTAGTTAATGAACTACTTAATCAACAAGACTTAACTGAAGCAACCCGATCACTTAGGGACAATACAGATGGAGAAATGCACAAGCAATTATCATCTCCTGTGGCCAGTGAAGAGGTGCCTTCCTTACCCGCCTCACCTACCACTCTGCAGGACAAGGAGGCTTTAAAGAGATACCAGCAGAAGGAAAATGAACTGTTGATGGTTTTGGAAGGTAGACGAAAACAACTAGATAGTGACAAAGCAGACGAGGCAACTGATGGTGCTCTACCCACTAGTTCTAGGGCAGACAAAGACCTGGTAAATGTCAGAAAACCAAGTGTGTCTGACTTGAGAAGTGTTTGGGAGACCCAGGCAAAGCCCAGTGAAGAAGTATCTGACAGCAAGCTACCGTCATTGCCACCATTACACAATAAAGGAGCCAATAAGGTTGAATTGGAGCCAATCCGTAGTACTACAGCATCACAACTACAAGGAGACAGTCCTCACTTCTTATTAAATACTGTGGATAGTGGGTTACTATCAGGCCATACAACTGCATACAATGGAGTCCAGCCCACCCCTGCTCACAAACTCGGTGAAACTAAAATGACACTAAGTGATGAAGAAAGTATTTCTGAGTCATTGACCAGCTCTCACTCTCATGGTGTCGATGATCAGATAGAGCCACTTGCTACTACTGCTGAATTGACAGTTGAAAATGAAGCAGATGTGAACTTGGTACATGTCAATTTGGAGGGACAAAAGCAACAATTATTGACGTCGCCTCTCAAGCACACAGAAATGTCCCTTGAAGATGACAGCAAGCAATCTTCTCCTAAGTTGGTGGCACACAATGAACCACAGACAAAGAGTCTCAGTGAACTACAGCAAGAGATAGGGAGATTGGTAGAAAAACAGGGCTCTAGTGATGGTCAACTGTTAGAGCAATTAGTAACTGTCACAGATCCCACAAACATACTTGTATCTGGAACTACATCCTTCCAGCAACCACAAACCACTAAGTCTGTAGATGGCTTATCCAACTcccatgtacatgtacaacaaCCTTTACAAGGGACTACATATTTGACTAGGCATACTGTGACACATGAGAAAGCAACTTCATCTTGTTCAGATGAGTCTTCCCTTAGTACAAGTATTCCATTGGATTTTACCTCTGGTCATCAAGGCTCACTTGTTAAGCCATCAAGTACAGATCATTTTGGGGTGTTATCGAGTTCCCTACAGCTTCAGTATGGACAAGGAGCACCCCTCATGGGCAGAGAGGCAATGCTGGGTGACATGCAGACAGATAGAGAGCTGAgggatgacaatgatgacaatgatgaacTGATTAATGGAAATGTCAGTCTGTCATCCCAACACACTACCACTGAACTAAGTACAACACATGACATAGTCTCCCCTGTGCCACGTCTGTCATCCTCCTTGCAACTGCGACCTGGAGCATCTGCAACCTTCAGTGGTGGACTAGCAAATTCACTACTGG AGTCTTCTGGTGTCAGTGCACTGCAGGAGAGCCTGCGGAAGACTCAGCGACAACTGGAAAGAGCACAAAATGCAGAAGCAACTGCAAAGACTGGACAGAAAAGAATGGAGGCCCAACTCAAGGAATTCCACAG GAAAAGGTCAGACCTCAGTGCTGCAAGGGCTCAGCTAGAAGAGAGCAAATTGGATTTAGAGATGGTAAACAGATCAATGAA ATATCAGTTGGAACAGGAGAGCATTGCTCGCAGCAGTGCTGATAATCTTGTGGCTCAGCTTAGACAGCAGCTAGGGAAGATAGAACATCAACTAAGAAA agaAAAAGAATCACACCAGAAAACTTCATCAAAGAACAAAGAGCTCGAGCTAGAGTACAGGACTGTCCTTATTGGCAAACAACAG TTGCAGGAAAGATTTGATGATGTACAGACACAACTCAAACGTGAGAGAGATTCATGGAAACTTCAGGAGACACTCTACAACGAGAGACTAAAAGTCCTTCAAGACATGCAACag GAGTCCAACAAAGCTAAAGCCCATCAG GTTCTTACACAGCTGGAGGAATCTGATGTTGCTCGACACTCTTTGATGGAGAAACATTCTACCCTCCAGCAACAGTTAGCTCAAGCACAG GTACAGCTGAGCAAGGAACAGCAACAACGTGAGCAGCTACAAATGCAGCTAACATCTGACATAGAAGCAAATAATGAGAAACTACTAGCCAAGTCAAGTGCTCTG GTTGAAGCTGAAAAGTCTCTGCTGCTGCTCCAGCAGCAATTTGATGCTACACTGGCTGAGCTCAAGTCAAAGGCTGAGATGTTGTCTACCAAGTTAGATGAAGAAGCTGCTAATAAGAAACAAACAGAAGCAGAA CTTTTTGTGGTCAAATCTCAACTAGAAAAGACAAACAATGaactacacactgctctgaaAGAGAAAATAGATGTAGAAAA AGAACTCCATGCTAAGGCTCAGGAGCACCTCAGACAGAGTAGCTTGATGGAGAAGGACTTGGCTAACAGCCAGGAGCGACAACAGGATGTGGCCAGCAAGCTTCAAACAATGGAGACCAAGCTTACGACAGCTGAGAATGAG GCTAAACAACTCCAGTCTAGCTTCTTTGAACAAACTAATCGAATTAGCACTGTTCAAAGGGAGTTAGACCACTGCCAGCAGCTATTAACAACCACAGAGGAAAAGCTAAGGAGCGAAAAT gaGTTGAGGGTTAAATTGGAGAGCCAGCTGTCTACATCTAATGAGAAGCTGACCAACAGTCAATCTGAACTGGCTTACCTCAGAGCTCAACTTGATCTGACCAGCAAGAAGATTACAGATCAAGACGTACATAGTTCAGAAGCACAA GATAAATTCACCTCCATCTTGGAGAGTCTGAAAGTCGACCACCAGCAG gcTAGAAATTCACTAGAGGAAAAGCTGCAGTCTCTTAGGGACCAACTTATGGCTGCCAAGGAAGAGACTGCTAGAAGCAACCTAGAGAAGAACTCGCTAAGTCAAGAGCTACTTTATCTGAAGCAG GAGCTGGAGAGAAGCAAGCAAGACAAACAAGCAGTAGAAATGACACTGTTACAAACAAAGGAG GTGAGCTCAAATAATAGAGCATCACAGCAGGACCTGCAGAGACAGATCCACACATTGACCTCCAAG TTGGCAGCCAGCAAGGAGAACTATTCCACCAGTCAACAATGTTGTAGTGACCTACAAGAACAATTAACTAGGCTGAAACAACGCTGTACTGAGCTGGAGCAGAAAGTGGCTCTCTCCCTACAGGAATGCTCTGCTCAGAGTGAAGTGAAG CTGGAGTTGGAGGCAGCCACATCGGCACTAAATCAGGAGTTGGAGAAACATCAGGTTGATGTGAGAGCAAAGGATGAACACTTAGTCCAGCTCAGTACACAAATAAAACATTTACAAGAT GTGCGGTCTGGTCTAGAACAGACTACCACATCATTGAGAGGAGAGATTCATGACCTGCAGACACAATTAACA ACCATTACTGCTGAGCGGGACAGGGCTCTGCTGTCTGCAGAAGAGTCCAAGGGACTTTGGGAGACAGAGATCAAGTCGAGATCTCAGCTAGGCCTTAAA CTGATGCAGTTACAAAAATCTCAATCTGATCACACAAGTCTGCTTGAAAAT GAGAGGAAAAAGGCCCGTAAAGCTCTTGAAATTAAAAAGAACGCTGAAAGGAAGATGGAATCACATCATGAAAG AAGTATTGTATTACAAGAAGAATCTGTGTCACTTAAGAGCCAGCTCAGGTCCATGAGAAAGAAAGTGAAA GAGTTTGAAGAGAATGAACATTTTCTGAGGACTGAattaaacagtacacaacagcAGTTACAAGCAGAGACTGATAGCCTCAGAGGACAG CTGCTAAAAGTGTCAACAGAATTAAGAACTGAGTCTTTATTGAGGAAAGAGGCAGACAGCGGGCTTGCATCTCTCAAGAAAG ATTGTGAAAAGTCAAGAAGCCAGCTATCTCTAAGTAAAGTAGAACTGAGAGACAAGGAAAAG GTGCGCCATCAACTGGATCGAGCTAACAGGAAGTTAAAAGAGGAGCTGAAGTGCCTCAAG GAAGAACTAGTTAACAAATATACTCCCACGAATGAAATAGAACTTTTTAAAATGCAGATAGAAGATAAG GCAAAACGAGAGCTACAAGCTAAGTTGGATGAGGTTAATGCACATTTAGAACAACAG ACTGCTGTTCAAGCCACACTAGAGAAGATACGGTCAGAAAGTGAGCTACAATGGCAATCCAGATTCGAACAGACGACTGGAGAATTAAAA CGGCAACTCAAGAAAGTTCTCATGGATGCTGAAGAGCTGAGAGTAGAGCGAGATAGCAAGGATGCTGAAGCTAAAAGATACAAG GAATTGTATGAAGTAGAGTCAGCACGGCGAGAGAAGCTCAGTAATAAATTGGAAATGGCCAAAGAATATAACACCAGCCAGCTTAG TACTCATATGGAGCAAAGACCATACTATCCTACTGACTTGTCAACTTCTCTATCAAGAGGCTTTCACCATGTTCCGATGTCTTCCTCCTTGTCACAACCTAACACTTCTGTGCCACTGAAG AGTTCTACTAATGATCTACTGACCAGTGTACGACAGGAGCTTGATAAGAGTATAGCCAAGCATCTTGACTCAG TTtctactactgctgctgcttCAAGACCTCAATCAAAATACCATCATACATCACAGTTGGCTCCAAAGAGAACTGTTTCTAAAAAAGATGCTCATATCACATCCATTGCTCAGAATTATTTTGTATAG